A window from Verrucomicrobiota bacterium encodes these proteins:
- the dnaX gene encoding DNA polymerase III subunit gamma/tau, whose translation MSYQVFARKYRPKTFADVLGQDHVVQTLRNAIEQNRIAQAYLFVGPRGTGKTSTARILAKALNCPGGPQIDFDPEDEVCREIAEGRSLDVLEIDGASNNSVDQIRDLRETVRYAPSSGNFKIYYIDEVHMLTTQAFNALLKTLEEPPPHVKFLFATTEPNKILPTIISRCQRFDLRRIPTPLIARHLLEIAQAEGITLEEAAAYAVAKGAEGGMRDAQSMLDQLVAFCGDHIAENDVLEIFGFTSQESVASLVDCLLQRRTADALHQSKAFHESGKDLSRLLSDLISHLRDVLVQKVDPQHEAPDLAPELRQHLARQAEQISQEKLLHLLDVLSETETRLRWASHKKLHLEMGLVRAVQTLDQVRVSDVITFLDRAAGGQTIPLPAAEPAPPAPKTSSSSSPLESTATQTPPPTATTPAETPSPGPAPPADKPKKAAPKKPVPALAGTPEALWRAVIGRFSADGKGLIAEAAQAGQPTDITAELLEVSFPESYDFQVQTFIAANQDQFEALLQEFGGSPRKLVTTLSAEIAPPPPLPEEDLFAAAAPPAPREAQTESPSQKKQEADGANEEDFYQDPKIDYALKEFDGRLRKS comes from the coding sequence GTGAGCTACCAGGTCTTCGCCCGAAAATATCGCCCCAAGACCTTCGCCGACGTCTTAGGACAAGACCACGTCGTGCAAACCCTTCGCAACGCCATTGAGCAGAATCGCATCGCACAAGCCTACCTCTTTGTGGGCCCCCGCGGCACTGGCAAAACCTCGACCGCTCGCATCCTGGCCAAGGCCCTCAACTGCCCGGGCGGGCCCCAGATTGACTTCGATCCCGAGGACGAAGTCTGCCGGGAAATCGCTGAAGGGCGCAGCCTGGATGTCTTGGAGATCGACGGGGCCAGCAACAACAGCGTGGATCAAATTCGCGACCTCCGGGAAACGGTCCGCTACGCCCCCTCCAGTGGAAACTTCAAGATCTACTACATCGATGAAGTGCACATGCTCACCACCCAAGCCTTCAACGCTCTCTTGAAAACCCTGGAGGAGCCGCCGCCGCACGTGAAGTTCCTCTTCGCCACCACCGAACCAAACAAAATCCTCCCCACTATCATCAGTCGCTGCCAACGCTTCGACCTGCGGCGCATCCCCACCCCCCTCATCGCCCGGCACCTCCTCGAAATCGCCCAGGCTGAAGGCATCACCCTCGAAGAAGCCGCCGCCTACGCCGTCGCCAAAGGGGCCGAGGGCGGCATGCGCGACGCCCAATCCATGCTGGACCAACTGGTCGCCTTCTGTGGCGATCACATCGCCGAGAACGACGTCCTCGAAATCTTCGGCTTCACCTCTCAGGAAAGCGTGGCCTCGCTCGTGGACTGCCTGCTCCAGCGACGAACCGCCGACGCCCTCCACCAAAGCAAGGCCTTTCACGAAAGCGGCAAGGATCTCTCACGCCTCTTGAGCGACCTCATTTCCCACCTGCGCGACGTCCTCGTCCAAAAAGTCGATCCTCAACACGAAGCGCCCGACCTCGCCCCCGAACTCCGCCAACATCTCGCCCGCCAAGCCGAGCAGATCTCGCAGGAAAAACTCCTCCATCTCCTAGACGTCCTCAGCGAAACGGAAACCCGTCTCCGCTGGGCCAGCCACAAAAAGCTCCACCTTGAAATGGGCCTCGTCCGTGCGGTGCAAACGCTCGACCAAGTCCGGGTCAGCGACGTCATCACCTTCCTTGATCGAGCCGCCGGAGGCCAAACCATCCCTCTCCCCGCGGCCGAACCCGCGCCCCCCGCCCCGAAAACCAGCTCCTCCTCCAGCCCTCTCGAGTCCACCGCCACCCAGACCCCCCCTCCCACAGCCACCACCCCAGCCGAAACGCCCTCCCCCGGGCCAGCACCACCGGCTGACAAGCCCAAAAAAGCAGCCCCCAAAAAGCCCGTGCCCGCCCTCGCGGGAACGCCCGAAGCACTCTGGCGGGCCGTCATCGGGCGCTTCAGTGCCGATGGAAAAGGCCTCATCGCCGAAGCGGCCCAAGCTGGCCAGCCCACGGACATCACCGCCGAACTGCTAGAAGTCTCCTTCCCAGAAAGCTACGACTTCCAAGTGCAAACCTTCATCGCGGCCAACCAAGACCAATTTGAAGCCCTTCTGCAAGAGTTCGGTGGCTCCCCTCGCAAGCTGGTCACCACCTTGAGCGCGGAAATCGCCCCCCCTCCTCCGCTGCCGGAAGAAGACCTCTTCGCGGCGGCCGCGCCTCCTGCCCCGCGCGAGGCGCAGACCGAATCCCCCTCCCAGAAAAAACAGGAAGCGGACGGGGCCAACGAGGAAGACTTCTACCAAGACCCCAAAATCGATTATGCCCTCAAGGAATTTGATGGGCGCCTCCGCAAAAGCTGA
- a CDS encoding PEP-CTERM sorting domain-containing protein — translation MRQKQKLILFLIILRRWLAKSRDYDKITEIMKNSNKSLLLTGAFSALLAVPSWGNFIESGSSETVLIDFEQGFTDLQEVGTIEASGVFVTFGTLNASGGAYIAEVGSNPRTGFAPDDQPYGGAGGNFFVTDESGTGLKEKGDFTIQFSEAVQNVTLDAYDYRDDGGANRGDTVSFDAYDEFNQLIGSDVYTITGKEVDGNVITFGVEAAGIRRVELVQTGGDVGAAIDNLSFEVFGVDVAAAPEPSDMAMLMLGGMGLFFWRRRA, via the coding sequence ATGCGTCAGAAACAAAAATTAATTTTATTTTTGATAATTTTAAGAAGATGGCTTGCTAAAAGCCGCGATTACGATAAAATTACAGAGATTATGAAAAATAGCAACAAATCACTACTACTTACGGGGGCGTTTTCCGCTCTGCTGGCCGTTCCCTCTTGGGGGAACTTCATTGAATCAGGATCGAGTGAAACGGTGCTGATCGATTTTGAACAAGGCTTCACTGATCTTCAGGAAGTTGGAACCATCGAAGCCTCAGGAGTCTTTGTGACTTTCGGGACGCTCAACGCCTCAGGTGGGGCCTACATCGCCGAAGTGGGCAGTAACCCCCGGACCGGCTTCGCTCCGGACGATCAGCCTTATGGCGGTGCCGGCGGCAACTTCTTCGTCACCGATGAGTCTGGCACAGGCCTGAAGGAAAAAGGTGATTTCACCATTCAGTTCTCCGAAGCCGTGCAAAATGTCACGCTCGACGCCTACGACTACCGCGATGACGGAGGCGCCAACCGCGGAGACACCGTTTCTTTTGATGCCTATGACGAATTCAATCAGCTGATCGGAAGCGATGTCTACACCATCACGGGCAAAGAAGTAGACGGCAACGTCATCACCTTTGGAGTCGAAGCCGCCGGCATTCGCCGGGTGGAACTGGTCCAAACCGGTGGAGACGTGGGCGCTGCGATCGACAACCTCTCCTTCGAAGTCTTTGGAGTGGACGTGGCCGCCGCCCCCGAACCTTCCGACATGGCCATGCTCATGCTCGGTGGAATGGGTCTCTTCTTCTGGCGCCGTCGCGCCTGA
- a CDS encoding TolC family protein produces MGVVRDGPSWFFDPAAALFQKELGVLAGESYSVRFVELGTADYDAGRMGGLLEEAFARDDLDLLYTSGVIGSQMASRLPEEERTIPVIAAAQVFSDVRVHPLTPEGASARPNYTMVAEPSRIPSDIGLLQQISGASRIDVLVDEALFGQLQALAEDTTARMEEVFGISVRFQLATARAASTLARLPQGVEAMYVSILVRMPEEERGKLYAGLADRGILSVPMLGRTDLELGATASLAIDRKETVARLAALTAHQLLLGASIEDLPVVLPVQDSFVVNAKAAERAGWSVPWKIILESELFGDFGVPGPGLGLVDAMRLAKQNNTDVVVAREEEIIQTEEGNLTRAGLLPRLSSSASYQNSVNNLTNTSLLGLELQQVLFNDELVASLRAQRRNVFSARLDTRSRELDAMNAAAVAYFDALEAEELFQLERENLRLTQNNAQLAETRIEIGSAEQNEIFRWQQAVAQDRTVLEQRNAQRNIEVVELNRVLGQPREKRWSLQPIELDSGETYFLDDYLGGVVKDRDRIEDFRRFLGWFSGENSPELMSFDQLLGGQGLLLRQRQRAFFLPEASGFLNYQRADFGGGLVENTDEVTWGLQIELPLFEGGARIADVGQTKAQIRQLAAQRLQALEQVEVSALSVFESLGANFPAIELSRIALEAAQKNYDAVYEEYSQGSASILSLLDAQDELLSQRQQEVSAVYSYLRTVFDLQRSLAWFEWENSPEDREKFGTLIVQFLAGKFGPLTQPPSESQKEAREVVDSAIQPGWPARVWGRWQGSEPKAEASPPERAVPAQTKTRSPFQKR; encoded by the coding sequence GTGGGGGTGGTGAGAGATGGGCCGTCTTGGTTCTTTGATCCGGCCGCCGCTTTGTTTCAAAAGGAGCTGGGGGTGCTGGCCGGCGAAAGCTATTCGGTGCGGTTTGTCGAGCTGGGCACGGCCGACTACGATGCGGGAAGGATGGGCGGTCTTCTAGAGGAGGCGTTTGCCCGAGACGATCTTGACCTTCTCTACACTTCGGGGGTGATCGGCAGCCAGATGGCTTCTCGCCTGCCCGAAGAGGAGCGGACGATTCCGGTGATCGCAGCCGCCCAGGTTTTTTCGGATGTTCGAGTCCATCCCCTGACCCCCGAGGGTGCCTCCGCTCGCCCCAATTACACGATGGTGGCCGAGCCGAGCCGGATCCCGAGCGATATAGGACTTCTCCAACAGATTTCAGGGGCTTCCCGAATTGATGTCTTGGTAGACGAAGCTCTCTTCGGTCAGCTGCAGGCTTTGGCCGAGGACACCACGGCCCGGATGGAGGAGGTTTTCGGCATTTCCGTGCGCTTTCAGCTGGCGACGGCTCGCGCGGCCAGCACCCTCGCGCGCCTTCCTCAGGGGGTGGAGGCGATGTATGTTTCCATTCTCGTGCGCATGCCCGAGGAGGAACGTGGCAAGCTCTACGCGGGCTTGGCGGATCGCGGCATTTTGTCGGTTCCCATGTTGGGGCGGACGGATCTGGAGCTGGGGGCCACGGCCAGTCTCGCGATTGATCGCAAGGAGACGGTCGCCCGCTTGGCTGCGCTGACGGCGCACCAGCTTCTTTTGGGCGCGAGCATTGAGGATCTGCCCGTGGTCCTGCCGGTCCAGGATAGCTTTGTGGTCAATGCCAAGGCGGCGGAGCGAGCCGGGTGGTCGGTGCCTTGGAAGATTATTTTGGAATCGGAGCTGTTCGGTGATTTTGGGGTGCCGGGCCCTGGGCTGGGGTTGGTGGATGCCATGCGTCTGGCCAAGCAAAACAACACCGATGTGGTGGTGGCTCGGGAGGAGGAAATTATTCAGACTGAAGAGGGCAATCTCACCCGGGCTGGCTTGCTGCCGCGTCTCTCTTCAAGCGCTAGCTACCAAAACTCGGTCAATAATCTCACGAACACTTCCCTTTTGGGTCTGGAACTTCAGCAGGTCCTTTTCAATGACGAGTTGGTGGCTTCGCTGCGCGCCCAGCGGCGGAATGTTTTTTCGGCGCGCTTGGACACTCGCTCCAGGGAACTGGATGCGATGAACGCGGCGGCGGTGGCCTACTTCGATGCCCTCGAAGCGGAGGAGCTTTTCCAGTTGGAGAGAGAGAATCTGCGTCTGACCCAAAACAACGCCCAGTTGGCTGAGACGCGGATCGAAATCGGTTCCGCGGAGCAGAATGAAATTTTCCGCTGGCAGCAGGCGGTCGCCCAAGACCGGACGGTTCTGGAACAGCGCAATGCCCAGAGGAACATTGAAGTGGTGGAGCTGAATCGCGTCTTGGGACAGCCCCGAGAAAAGCGTTGGTCGCTCCAGCCTATCGAGTTGGACTCCGGGGAGACCTACTTTTTGGATGACTATCTGGGTGGGGTCGTCAAGGATCGCGACCGCATTGAGGATTTCCGCCGTTTCCTAGGTTGGTTTTCCGGTGAGAACTCGCCTGAGTTGATGTCTTTCGATCAGCTTTTGGGAGGACAGGGTCTCCTCCTCCGCCAACGCCAGCGGGCCTTTTTCCTGCCGGAGGCTTCTGGCTTCCTCAATTACCAGCGGGCGGACTTCGGGGGTGGGCTGGTGGAGAATACCGACGAGGTGACGTGGGGGCTACAGATCGAATTGCCGCTTTTTGAAGGGGGGGCGCGGATCGCGGATGTCGGCCAGACCAAGGCGCAAATTCGCCAGCTGGCGGCCCAGCGCCTGCAAGCCTTGGAGCAAGTCGAGGTCAGTGCGCTCTCGGTCTTCGAGTCGCTCGGTGCGAATTTCCCGGCCATCGAGCTGAGTCGAATCGCCCTGGAAGCCGCTCAGAAGAACTATGACGCCGTTTACGAAGAGTATTCCCAAGGTTCTGCCTCGATTCTGAGTCTCTTGGACGCCCAGGATGAATTGCTGAGCCAACGGCAGCAGGAGGTCTCCGCCGTCTATTCTTACCTGCGAACGGTCTTCGACCTGCAACGTTCCTTGGCTTGGTTCGAGTGGGAGAATTCTCCCGAGGATCGTGAGAAGTTTGGCACGCTCATTGTGCAATTCCTGGCAGGGAAATTTGGTCCCCTAACCCAGCCGCCGAGTGAGTCGCAAAAAGAGGCTCGCGAAGTGGTGGACTCCGCCATCCAGCCTGGCTGGCCAGCGCGGGTTTGGGGTCGCTGGCAGGGCTCCGAGCCGAAAGCGGAAGCCAGCCCGCCAGAGCGAGCTGTTCCTGCCCAGACCAAGACCCGATCCCCTTTTCAAAAACGCTAG